The sequence CATATCTGATTGGCCAAAAGACGGCTCCTATGCCCAAAAGGTTACAAGGTGGTAGCACTCTTTTAAGGTTTGTGTTTTTTTCTTAAAGTATTTGTTAATGAGACATTTACACAAGAGGTAACCTTAACTTAATGCCAAGATTTTGCACATTTGACACAAGAGCAACAAAAAACACACTACCTTTGTAGCCTTGAGGTTGTACAGATCGAGAGATCTCGTGATGTTTCGATCAATACGGCCTTCTTCGCCCAATAGAAAACCCAAACATCTAAAACCCAAAAGGAGGAAAACGCATATGCGAAAACCTTTTAAAACCTTGTCGTGGTGGGTATCCTTCGTTCTTCTGGTTGCTACTGCCTTTACCGCAGAAGCACAGGTGACGACGGCTTCTTTCACCGGAAAAGTAACGGATCCGCAAGGCAATGCGGTACCCGGTGCCACTATTATTGCCACACACGTCCCTTCGGGAACGGTGAACGGAACTACCTCGAACGTAAGTGGGAACTACAACCTGCTCTACTTACGGACGGGCGGCCCATATACCCTTAAAGTAACCTTTGTAGGGTATAAAACCATCGAACGATCAAACCTCTACCTTTCTTTGTCTGAGCAAAAAAACATAGATTTTGCGCTTGCCGAAGAAAATGCAACGGTAGATGTTGAGATCACTGCCGAGAAAAATGCAACCATTGCTGCAGATCGTACCGGAGCAAAACAAAATATCTCGACTGCGGAAATCGAAAACCTTCCAACCATAGCCCGTTCTATTACTGACTTCACCAAAGTTTCTCCACAAGTAGTTGGAAACAACGTAGGTGGTGCAAACAACCGCTACAACAACATCCAGATTGATGGCGCGGTCACAAACGACGTATTCGGATTGGCAGATAATGGCCTACCGGGTGGGCAAACAGGCGCCCAACCAATTGGCTTGGATGCGATTGCTGAGTTCAACGTAGAAATTGCTCCTTACGATGTACGGCAGAGTGGCTTTACTGGTGGTCTTATCAATGCTGTTACTCGCTCTGGGACTAATAACTTGAATGGTTCACTTTTTGGCTACTACCGGAATAATGACTTCACGGGCAAACTCACAAAAGATGCAGGTGGCAACCCCTTAACGACGGCCTCCTTGGTTCCTGAGTTTACCGATTATCAAACCGGATTCCGCGTTGGTGGGCCAATTATTCAAAACAAACTATTTTTCTTCCTGAACGGAGAGTTACGTGATCGTGGAGACCCCATTGATGCAGGCTTGAAGGACTATAACATTACCGCTCCAAACATTTTTAATGCCACCAAAGCCGATATGGATCGGATTTTGGCCGCCGCTAAAAATGTGTATGGCTTTGATGCTGGTTCTTATGATAACTTCAATGCGAAAACGGGTAGCCAATACTTGTTCGCCAGAATTGATTACAACATCAATAACAAACATCGGTTGATGATCCGCAACAACTTTGTAGATGCCAATCGTTTACGCGGTGTAGATCGTAATACCACAACGTTTGGTTTTGATACACAAGCGTATAAATTCTTGAGCAAACAAAACTCTACGGTTGTTCAGTTAACAAGCGTTCTTGGTTCTCAAATTGGCAATGAAGCCCGTTTGGTTTATACCACAATCCGCGACAAACGGGCGCCGGAGATTAATCCCTTCCCGCAAATTGAGATTCAAAACGTTGCAGGTTCGGGGACATCTGTTTTCATGGGTGTTGAACGCTCTTCCCAGCAAAATGCCCTAGACCAAAACTTGTTAAGTTTTACGAATAATTTTTCTTACTTTACTGGTAATCACAACATCACAGCAGGTTTGCAAATTGATCATTCGACTTTCTCTAACCTTTTCACTCAAGACGCATTTGGTACTTGGCGATTCTCAAACATTACCAATTTCGAGAATAAAGTAGCCAATCGTTACCGTAAAAGTTATCTTTTGGATGGTGGTAAAGAGCGTGCAGAATGGAGCATGATGATGACGGGCGCTTATCTCCAAGATCAATGGAAAGCCCTCCCAAGCCTCCGTCTAACGTTGGGGGTACGGGTAGAAGTGCCAACCTTCTTGGATAATCCGACCAAAAACGCGCAATTTGCTTTAGATTTCCCCGGACGTAGCACGGATGAAGTACCAAGTGGGCAAGTTCTGTTTAGCCCTCGCTTTGGATTTAACTGGGATGTATTGCAGAACAAGAAAACACAAGTTCGTGGTGGCCTTGGCGTCTTCTCAGGCAAAACGCCCGGTGTATGGCTCTCCAACCAATACTCAAACACTGGGGTGGACTTTGCTCGGATAGACGTGACTTCAGGTGTTCCGCAAGTGAATGTAGATCCGAACTACAAACCTGCTGCTTCACTTGTAACAGCAACCTCCGCTATTGCACTCACCGACAAAGGCTTCAAGTTGCCACAAGTTCTTCGTGGCAACATTGGTTTAGACCAAGAATTGCCACTTGGCTTGGTTGGTACACTTGAATTCCTTTATTCCAAGAATATGAATGACATCGTTTATGAGAACCTGAACCTCGTAACAGATGCCTCAAATATTTCTACAACGACGAAGCCCGCAGATGGACGGCCACTCTATGTAGCCTCGCGTAAATATAGCCGCTATACCAACGTGATGTTGCTTAAAAACTCGAATGAAGGTTATACCTATAACTTCTCTGTTCAGTTGAAGAAAAACGAGCGTAATGGCTTCTTTGGAAATGTCGCCTACACCTATGGTGAATCTTGGGACGTCAACTCTGGTCGTTCAAGTGTAGCGCAGTCACAATATGAATTTAACGAAGTGACTGGTAATCCGAATGCACCGGGCTTGGCTCGATCAGACTTTGATGTACCACATCGTATTATTGGTACAGTATCGTATAAGTTTAACCTTGGCAAACTCTTGGGTGTAAAAACCTTAGCGACAACAGCTTCTCTACTCTATGAAGGCCGGAGCGGCTTTACAGGAAACTATGCATACACAGGTGATGCCAACGGTGACGGTTTTCAAGGAAACGACTTAGCCTTCATTCCGGCTAAAGAGACTGACGCCGTTTGGCAAAACAATGGCGGAACGGATACACGTACACCAAGCCAAGTTTGGGCAGACGCAAATGCCTTTATCGAAAGCGTTGCCGATCTACGCAATAATCGTGGTAAAATCTTCCCACGTAATGGAGCGCGTCAGCCTTGGCGGAACAGTTTGGATGCACGTTTTACTATTGATTTGCCAAGTGTTAAGAATCAAAAACTACAGTTAACTGCAGACGTCCTTAACGTTCTAAGCTTGTTTAATGAAGACTGGGGTGTTGTGAAGTTCATTAACTTCGATACATTCAATCTCTTCGCCTTTAGAGGTTACGAAGCCGCTACAGGCAAGCCAATTCTTCGGTTTACAAAGCCTGCTAACGGGACGCCATATACTACCGATCAGATTGCCTCTCGCTGGCAAATGCAGCTCGGTTTGCGTTATACGTTCTAAGTTGGATGAACGTCCGAAAAGACAAAGGGGTTGTCGTTTTAATACGGCAACCCTTTTTTGATTGCCCAATTAACCGTGAGGAATTATGGCGAAGGCGTTAATGTCCGTATTTTCATAAGTTTCATCCCCAAAGAATTGTATGGAACCGGACAAGCAAGCCCACACCGTAACGATAGAAGTACCATCCGGCCACAACACGCCCTTCCGATTGGACGTGTATCTGACGCATAAACTCCCGAACGCCACCCGAACCAAAGTCCAAGAAGGAATTAAAGAAGGGGCTGTTTGGGTCAATGGTAAAACCCCAAAAGCCTCACAATTGGTACAGCCCGGCGATGTCATCACCTGTGAGATTCTCCGCCCGCCACCCATCGAGGCACTGCCAGAGGCCATCCCTTTAGACATTCTTTACGAGGACAAATGGCTCATAGTGCTACATAAAAAACCCGGCATGGTGGTACATCCCGCGTATGGCAACCGTTCTGGTACACTTATCAATGCCTTGTTGTACCATGTTGGCGCGGGAAAATTGACCTTTGAGGCCACCGAAGCACAAGAGGAGGGTGACGACGAAGACGAAGGGCACATTGGATTGGCCATGCGCAATGCCGCCCCGCGCTATGACGGCGACCCCACCATCCGGCCCGGTCTTGTACACCGCTTAGACAAAGACACGTCGGGGCTGATGGTCATCGCAAAAGATGACGCCACCCATGCACATTTGGCGGATCAATTTGCACGAAGAACGATCCAACGGCGCTACCATGCCATTGTTTGGGGCGTACTCCAACCACCAAGTGGAACACTCCAAACCCACTTGGGGCGCGACCGACGTAACCGAAAAGTGGTGGCCGTTTTACCAGAAGGACAAGGAAAGCACGCCATTACCCATTACGAAACCATCGAAGCCCTACAACATTTTTCCCTCGTAGCGTTTCGGCTGGAAACCGGACGCACACACCAGATTCGCGCACATGCCAAGTACTTGGGCCATCCCATCTTTGGTGATGAAACCTATGGCGGAACCCAAATAAAACCCGAACTCGCCAAAGGGACACGAAAAGCCTTCTTCCAAAACCTCTTCGAGCGCCTACCACGCCAGGCTTTACATGCCTATACACTCGGCTTTTTGCATCCGGCGACCGGAGAAGAATTATTTTTCCAAGCAGACTTGCCTGAAGACATGGCCTGGGTCTGGGAACGGTTGCAAAAAATGGATGCCCAACTAAAAGGTTATGTTGATGATTGATCCGTTCCCCGTGAAATGAAGGCGGGGAGGTGGCAGGTCTGCGATATTCGCCTTATATTAAAAGTTCTATCTTAGAGCCAAAAATATTAGGGCGATGCCGAAAGAATTCATCCCCATTCGTACTTACCTTGCACCGGATTGTATCCAGGTGGGGTTTGTTGCGTCCGACAAAACCGCTGCCATCCACGGTCTTTTATCTAAATTGGAGGGCCATCCATATGTTACCGACCTGAAAGAAGTGACCAATGCTATTTTAAAGCGCGAGGCGGTCATGTCAACGGGTGTAGGGAAAGGTCTTGCTTTGCCCCATGCCAAAACCGATGCCGTAAAAGAAATTGTGATCTCACTTGCGATTGCAGAAGGGGGGATTCAATTTGATGCCATAGACCAACAAGCCGTTCGGATTTTTATGCTACTGGTGGCCCCTACAGATGCAGCCCTACCACACATTCGGCTTTTGGGGCATGTATCGCGGATGATGAACCGTGAGAACTTCCGGAACCGTTTGTTACATGCACCCGATGCAGCGGCAGTCTTGCGATACTTTGAGGAAGAAGAAGAGCGAATGCGTGAAGAATAACCTTTGAACCAAACCCATTTTTTTGTGCAAACCTCCTTTCGGAATATAAAAGGCACGTTCGACGTACTGCCACACGATTATACGGCTGCGGGAAACCAAACCTATGGCTCCGCCGCATGGCTCTTTGTGGAGCGCCGTATCCGCGAAGTCTTTGATCGCTATGACTTCCGCGAAGTCCGAACGCCCATGTTTGAACCCACCGAGATGATTGCGCGGGGCGTGGGCGAGACCTCGGACATTGTGACCAAAGAAATGTTTGCATGGACGAAGGGCGATACAAATTATGTATTGCGCCCAGAACTCACCGCACCCATCATGCGGGCCTACCTGCAACACCGCTTAGACCAACAAGGCCCCGTCCAGCGCCTTTCCTACATCGGGCCATGCTTCCGCGCCGAGCGTCCTGCTCGTGGGCGATTCCGGCAGTTTCACCAATTCGGGGTTGAAATTATTGGCTCTTCCGATCCGCGCTCCGATGCCGAGGTGGTGGCTGTTCTTATGGCTGTTTATGGCGCATTTGGCATTGAGAACCTGCGCCTTCGGATGAATACACTCGGTACGCCAGAGGAACGGGCGATTTATAAAGCGGCCCTGCGCACGTTTTTGCTCCCCCACCGCGAAGCCCTTTCCGACATCAGCCGAGAACGTTTAGAGAAAAACCCGCTTCGGATTTTGGACACCAAACTCGAACACGAACAAGCCTTGTTGGCAGAAGCACCCGTTCTCACCGATTTTTTGGGGGGAGAAACCCGTGCCTTCTTCGATAGCGTTTGCGGCTATGTGCAAGACCTCGGTATTCCGTTCATAACCGATCCGAAATTGGTTCGTGGCTTGGATTATTACGCACACACCACCTTCGAGTTGGAAAGTGAAGCCTTGAATGGAGCCTTGGCCGGCGCTGGCCGGTACGACCTACTGGCAAAGGACTTTGGCAATCCGAATCCCGTACCGGCTGTTGGCTTTGCTGCCGGAATGGAACGCTTGTTTGTGGTCTTGAATGATGCGGGATATGTCTTTCCCAATCCCTCAACACCAGATGTCTTTTTGGTTGCGATGGGTGCAGAAGCGGAAAATTGGGTATTCCGTAAGGCACAATCGTTACGGACGGCGGGAATCCGAGTGGCGTTTGACCTGAAAGGCCGTTCGATGAAGGCGCAAATGCGGGAGGCCGACCGCTCGCGAGCACCATTTGTGGTTATTGTGGGCGATCAAGAACTTAGCGCCCAAGCGGTGAACCTGAAAAACATGGCGGAAGGCACACAAGAAACCATTCCAGAAGACAGACTGTTGCAAAAAATCCAATCCTTTACCATGTCCAGTGATAGATAATGGTAAATTTCAGGATCATGCAAGTTCTTGATTATCCGTAATTCGTGGTATTGTTTTTATTCCGGTTCAGATACGCAAAGAATCCTCACAAAGAAGACCATTTATATTGATAAGTACCTCATGAACAATACCTTTTTTTTAACAAACTGGCTTTGAACAACCCCTTAAAATAATCCCTGCAATTATGTACCCACGCATCAGCGACATGCTTCGGGCTTGGTTTGGAATTGACTTTCCGATGCCCATTTATACGTATGGCTTCATGCTTGCCGTAGCCATTTTAACCGCAAGTTGGCTTGCAGGTCGTGAGTTAAGACGCCTCCAAAAGATCGGGAAGTTAGGTAAACTCACCCAAAAGGTACGAGACAAGAATGGCCGTATTTCGCAAGTAACGCTTCAGCCCTCGGATCTGATGAGCAATATCACGGTTATTGCAGCAATTGCGGGCGTGATTGGCTCTAAGGTCTTCTACATTTTAGAGTCTCCGGGCGGCGATGTAGTCGCCAAACTATTTTCCTCTGGTGGCCTTACGTTCTATGGTGGCTTAATCTTTGGTACTGCCTCGGTCTTGTATTATGTCCATAAAAAAGGAATTTCAGGTGTTTCCTTGCCTATTTTTATGGATGCTTTGGCCCCTACGGTCATTCTTGCTTATGGTATTGGGCGTATCGGGTGTCACCTATCGGGTGATGGCGACTGGGGCATTGCTGCCAATTTAGCCCTTAAACCTGACTTCTTACCGATGTGGCTTTGGGCAGACACCTATCCGGGTAATATTGCGGGCGAGGTAATTCCGGCTCCCGGCGTTTATCCCACGCCCTTGTGGGAGTTCTTGGCTTGTTTTGCCATTTATTGGATATTGGTCGCCCTTCGGAACCATCCTTTTAAACCCGGTTGGATTTTTTCTTTGTATTTGTTATTAAATGGCTTAGAACGATTTTTTATCGAAAAAGTACGGGTGAATGCACGCTTCGATTTTTTGATGTTCCAGACCACGCAAGCAGAGCTAATTGCCTCTTTTTTGATCATCGTGGGTATTGTGGGACTGGTCATAACCACCCGCCGTATGACCGCGCCAGAAGCCCCGTCCAGTCCAACAATGTCAACTTAGAACTGAAATCCCACGCGAGCCAAAGGAAGGCCACGCGGATACTCGTCCGAGAAAGCAACCCAGCCGGAAACCACCATATTTCCGGCTTTTGTCCACCCACCCACACCATAGCCCACATGGATGCGTTTTGACTGCTCGCCATCGGCCCAAACGCGCCCTGCGTCTGCAAATGTGAGCCAGCCACTCGTAATGGATTGTCCAAAAACGTTACGGCTAAACAACTCACTGCGGGCTTCCAGATTGGTAAAAGCCATACTCCGCCCCCCAAACCGACGTTGAAAATAGCCTCTTAGGTAATTAAACTGCCCGATGCGGTGCGCTGCATAATACGGGAACTCGCCCAAAAGGTGGCCGCCACCCAATCGTAGCGCCAGCAAGCCGGGCACGAACGAGAAGGGAAGATAAACGGAAACCTCTCCAGAGAGCGTGGTAAATACCTCGTCCGTATGGGTTAAATGACGGTAATGTTTGGCCTGTAGGAATGCTTTCATCCCCCGTTTTGGAAAGGTTGGGTGGTCAGTTCGGTTGGTTTGAAGCCGCACTTCCAAGCCCCCAAATGTTCGATCGGCATAGATATCTGGCAAAAGTCCAACATCTCCTGTGCCATTGATGCGAGCCTCCTCCAAGTTAATGGATTCCCAAAATGGCCCCACCCTAAGCCGCTGTTTCAAGGTGCTGCTGCTCCAGTCTAAGGATGTCCATAGCCGGAAGCGTTGGCGTTTGGCATCGTAGTACCGGTTATCGTTCTTGGGACTTTCGTTACCGAGTTTATAAAAAGCATGGAAATTGGTAGGAGCGAGGGCGTGCGCTTCGCCAAAAAAACCCCATTTTCCCCAAATATGCGGCGCGTCGGTATGACCCCAAACATTAAAACCACCCGTTATCGGCGAGACATCCGCCGTAAGTTGGTAAGCTCTGGTATAGACGGGATGATACCCGCGAATGACCCGTTGGAGGCTAAGCCCACCCAGTACCCAATCGGTGGAATTGGTTTCGCCATAGGGGACGATAACGGTAAAAGGCTTGCGGTACGTTCCTTTTTGGGCACGTTGGATGGTTGCTGCAAACGTTTTAACGGCGACGGGCAGGTGAGAAATACGGGCAAGAAGCACCTCGGCCAATGCGTTGCGGGATAACTCGTCTAAGGTGTTGGGCATTTTATGGACGGCTTCTCGGATAACTTCTGGTTGCAGTTTTCCTTGCATAAACGCCAACAAGGTTGCCCAATTTTCGGGTGTCCAATCGGCTAAAAATGCCAAATCGCTTGTATTGACCGTTATAAAACCGATTAGGTCTTCGGTCTTTCCACCAAATTCCGGACGTTTTAATCGCGAATTGTGTAAGGCCAATACGCGGTTCATGAACCCATCGTGCCGATTCATGCCCAAGAATGGTGACCAAAGCGGAACATAAACCACCTCTTTGCCTTCTCCATAGGGTCGCCACGTTTGCGGTGTATGCTCCGGTGAACCCAACAAAATTCCCAGAAGCCGGAACGTCGCATATTTAAATACATCTACTCCACCAATCAATTTTCGGGCTTTAAACCGCTTGAGTAAGGTATCGGGCAAGACTGTTTGATTTTCATCGCCTGCTTGGGTTTGCTCCCAAATGGCCGGACGTCCCCACCATCTGCGAATTTCAAACGGCGATACGGGCAAATCCAATGCTTCGGCAAGGTGCATGGCCATAAAACCACCAAAGGGATGTACCGCCGGATCTTGCTTCATGGGCCAAAGCCGGTGGTATTTTCCGCTTTCCGCATCTCGCACCCAAACCCCGTCCTTGCGCTGCGAATCTGCCCGTAGTACCGAAAAGGGCACTACGGAGGGATCAATACGCGAAATGGGCACATGAGCAGTCCATTCAGAGCGGTACTGCACCCCCACGAGCCAATCAGGTACATCGGTGGTGGCGATACTTGGCGCCAATGGTTGGGCACTTAATTGGCCCAAATTGCCCCAAATCAAGGATAGGAATACGCCCCAGTAGCATAAGTCTCGGACTTGGCCGCAATTCGGAATTGTACGAAGTAGGATCAAATATCCGGCTGTGTCGTTAAGGAGATGTTTTTTCACCCGCCCGCCTTCTTTGTTTTATGCGAGAATTGTTTCAGTTAAATCATTATTTCCGAAAATACGCCTATTTGTTTTGGCCTGGCATCTTTTTTTGTTTTGCCAGTGCCATCTTCTCGGTGATGGTTCCGATGATTGTACGTTATGGCGTGGATGCCATCCCGCGGATGGTGGCGCAGTATCAGATGGTTCAGGGAACCGCAGCAGCCCCCACCTTGTTCCGGCAAAGCATTTATGGCCTGCTTGAGTTCGGCGGCTTGGTACTTTTGGTGAGTTTGCTCAGCGGTATTTGTCTCTTCATCATGCGCCAAACCATTATTGTGATGTCGCGCCATGTGGAGTACGACCTACGGAACGACCTTTTCCAACACCTACAAACCCTCTCGGCAGGTTGGTACACCCGCACCCCTACGGGTGATGTGATGAGCCGCCTCACCAGCGACATCGAGCAAGTTCGGCAATACGTTGGACCAGCCATAATGTATGCCGCCCGTTCTATTGTAGTGGTTATTGTCGCTGTGGTGGTGATGTTCATGATCTCGCCCACCCTAACGTGGTACTCGATGATCCCTATGCCGCTTTTGGCCATTGCCATTTATTACATTTCGCGGATGAGCTTCTCCAGAAGCCAAGCCATTCAGGAGCAATATGCCGTCCTCACGAGCCGCTCACAAGAAGTTTTTTCCGGTATTCGCGTGATCAAAGCGTATGCGCGGGAGGCGTTCGAGTCGGATGAATTTGACCGCGAATCCGATGAATACCGCAAACGAAATATGGGGCTTGCCCGTGTGGAAGCGGCTTTCCGGCCTGCTTTTGTGATTTTGATTGGGATGAGTGTGGTGATTGTGATCTGGGTAGGAGGCGATTTGTATATGCAGGGACAAATCACGATTGGAAACATTGCCGAATACATTATTTATGTCACCCTTATGACGTGGCCTGTGGCTTCGATGGGGTATATCATTATGCTTATTCAGCGGGCAAAGGCGTCGTGGCTACGTTTAAGCAAAATTTTCCAGACCAAGCCAGAAGTGGCCGATACCGAGCAGACCAATAACAGCATCACAGCCCTGCAAGGTCGCTATGAATTTCGCGATGTCACGTTTAGCTATACGCCAGATGGTCCCGATGTGCTGAAAAATGTAACCTTTGAGATCGAAGCCGGAAAAACCCTTGCCATCGTAGGAAGAACGGGTTCCGGAAAGACCACCATTGCCGAACTCATGTTACGGCTCTACGATGCACAATCAGGAGAGGTTTGGGTAGATGGTCACCCTATTCGTACTATTCCACTTCAAACCCTACGCGGTGCTGCCGGATATGTCTCACAAGACGTTTTCCTCTTCTCCGATACCATTGCCCATAACATCGCTTTTGGCCGGATGGACGCACCGGAAGGAGACATTACCAATGCCGCAGCGGAGGCCGATCTCCTCGAAAATATTGAGGGCTTTTCGGAAGGCTTCGAGACGTTTGTGGGTGAACGAGGCATTACGCTTTCTGGAGGACAAAAACAACGCACCTCCATTGCCCGTGCTTTGGTACGCAATCCGAAATTACTCATCTTGGACGATGCCCTGAGTGCAGTGGATACGGCCACCGAAGCCAAAATCTTAGAAGCCCTCCGCAAACACTTTGGCCAACGAACGGTGGTCATCATTTCCCATCGCATCTCGGCGGTGCAAGATGCCGACTTGATCTTGGTGATGGATAATGGCCGGATCGTGGAGTCGGGTACACACGAGGTTCTCTTAGACCATAATGGCCTCTACAAAGACCTTTATACCAAGCAATTGCTCGAAGAAGAAATTGCCGCCCTTACTTAGTGTTTTTCCTATATACCGAAAATTTAGATACTTGTGAGCAATAAATCTGCACAAAAACCGGACGACCGGAAAAAGAACAACCCCCAGATAGATACCGACGAAGTTGCTGCAAAATTTGATCGCCATCTTTTTGTGCGCATCATGAGCTACCTCAAGCCTTACAAAGGCTGGGTGGTTTTGGCCTTTTTGCTAAACCTCTTGGGTGCGCTTATGGGGCCACTCCGTCCGTACCTAACCCAAATCGCGATTGACCACCACATCGTGAAACATGACCAAAGCGGCTTGTTGTGGATTGTTACGGCACTTTTTGGATTACTGGCCCTTGAAGGGATTTTGAGTTGGGGAAATGCTTACCTGACTTCTTGGATCGGGCAAAATGCCATTTTCGACCTTCGCCAAAAGGTATTCCGCCATCTGCAAAGCCTAACGCTTTCTTTTTTTGATAAACAACCCGTAGGCCGCCTGATCACACGCACCACCTCGGACGTTGAGGCGCTGAATACGGTACTTTCGGCGGGCGTGGTGACCATCTTGGGGAACATCTTCTCCATTCTTTTCATCATGTATTTTATGATGATCCTGCATTGGAAGTTGGCGCTCCTCACGCTGGCCATTGTGCCTTTTATGTGGTGGGTCTCCATGATTTTCCGAAAAAGAATGCGCGATGCCTTCCGCGAGACCCGCAAGCAGGTAGCACGGCTCAATGCCTTTTTGAATGAGCATGTCACGGGCATGAAGATTGTGCAAGTGTATAACCGCGAGGCCGAGGAAATGAAGCGCTTTGATGGCGTAAATGACGACAACCGGAAGGCACAAATCAAAACCGTTTTTTACTTCGCCCTATTTTATCCGGTGATTGATGTGATTGCGGCAGTTGCTTTGGCCCTCGTCATTTGGTACGGAGGTGTTCAGGCTGTAGATCGCTCGCTCTCGTTGGGGGTATTAGTGGCCTTCATCCAATACGTCCGTATGTTTTTTGAACCCATCCGCCAACTTTCCGACCAATATAGTACACTGCAAGGCGCTATGGCGGCTTCTGAACGTTTATTCCAGTTGCTGGACTTAAACCAGACCACACACGAGGCCGAGCATCCCAAAATGCCGGAGACATTTCTCGGAAAAATTGAGTTTAAAAACGTATGGTTCGCTTATGAGACTCCTGCCGCAAGTGCAGAACCTAAATGGGTACTCAAGGACATTTCCTTTACCGTAGAACCGGGGCAGACCATTGCCGTGGTTGGGCCGACTGGCTCCGGTAAAACCACCCTTATCAATCTTCTCCTTCGGTTCTACGAAACGCAAAAAGGACAAATTTTGATAGATGGCGTTGACATCCGTCAGATGCCTTTGGCCACACTCCGCCGGAAAATCGGCTTGGTCTTACAAGAAGTTTTCTTGTTCTCTGGATCGGTAGCACGGAACATCACGCTGGGCGATCCGAGTTTTTCCGAAGCGGAAATTAAACATGCCGCCGAGAGTGTGGGCGCTGCAACTTTCATCCAACAGTTGCCCGATGGTTATGCGCAGAATGTGCAAGAACGCGGGGCTTCGCTCTCGCATGGGCAACGCCAATTGCTCTCATTTGCACGCGCCTTGGTGTTCGAT comes from Rhodothermia bacterium and encodes:
- a CDS encoding TonB-dependent receptor — translated: MRKPFKTLSWWVSFVLLVATAFTAEAQVTTASFTGKVTDPQGNAVPGATIIATHVPSGTVNGTTSNVSGNYNLLYLRTGGPYTLKVTFVGYKTIERSNLYLSLSEQKNIDFALAEENATVDVEITAEKNATIAADRTGAKQNISTAEIENLPTIARSITDFTKVSPQVVGNNVGGANNRYNNIQIDGAVTNDVFGLADNGLPGGQTGAQPIGLDAIAEFNVEIAPYDVRQSGFTGGLINAVTRSGTNNLNGSLFGYYRNNDFTGKLTKDAGGNPLTTASLVPEFTDYQTGFRVGGPIIQNKLFFFLNGELRDRGDPIDAGLKDYNITAPNIFNATKADMDRILAAAKNVYGFDAGSYDNFNAKTGSQYLFARIDYNINNKHRLMIRNNFVDANRLRGVDRNTTTFGFDTQAYKFLSKQNSTVVQLTSVLGSQIGNEARLVYTTIRDKRAPEINPFPQIEIQNVAGSGTSVFMGVERSSQQNALDQNLLSFTNNFSYFTGNHNITAGLQIDHSTFSNLFTQDAFGTWRFSNITNFENKVANRYRKSYLLDGGKERAEWSMMMTGAYLQDQWKALPSLRLTLGVRVEVPTFLDNPTKNAQFALDFPGRSTDEVPSGQVLFSPRFGFNWDVLQNKKTQVRGGLGVFSGKTPGVWLSNQYSNTGVDFARIDVTSGVPQVNVDPNYKPAASLVTATSAIALTDKGFKLPQVLRGNIGLDQELPLGLVGTLEFLYSKNMNDIVYENLNLVTDASNISTTTKPADGRPLYVASRKYSRYTNVMLLKNSNEGYTYNFSVQLKKNERNGFFGNVAYTYGESWDVNSGRSSVAQSQYEFNEVTGNPNAPGLARSDFDVPHRIIGTVSYKFNLGKLLGVKTLATTASLLYEGRSGFTGNYAYTGDANGDGFQGNDLAFIPAKETDAVWQNNGGTDTRTPSQVWADANAFIESVADLRNNRGKIFPRNGARQPWRNSLDARFTIDLPSVKNQKLQLTADVLNVLSLFNEDWGVVKFINFDTFNLFAFRGYEAATGKPILRFTKPANGTPYTTDQIASRWQMQLGLRYTF
- a CDS encoding RluA family pseudouridine synthase, producing the protein MEPDKQAHTVTIEVPSGHNTPFRLDVYLTHKLPNATRTKVQEGIKEGAVWVNGKTPKASQLVQPGDVITCEILRPPPIEALPEAIPLDILYEDKWLIVLHKKPGMVVHPAYGNRSGTLINALLYHVGAGKLTFEATEAQEEGDDEDEGHIGLAMRNAAPRYDGDPTIRPGLVHRLDKDTSGLMVIAKDDATHAHLADQFARRTIQRRYHAIVWGVLQPPSGTLQTHLGRDRRNRKVVAVLPEGQGKHAITHYETIEALQHFSLVAFRLETGRTHQIRAHAKYLGHPIFGDETYGGTQIKPELAKGTRKAFFQNLFERLPRQALHAYTLGFLHPATGEELFFQADLPEDMAWVWERLQKMDAQLKGYVDD
- a CDS encoding PTS sugar transporter subunit IIA → MPKEFIPIRTYLAPDCIQVGFVASDKTAAIHGLLSKLEGHPYVTDLKEVTNAILKREAVMSTGVGKGLALPHAKTDAVKEIVISLAIAEGGIQFDAIDQQAVRIFMLLVAPTDAALPHIRLLGHVSRMMNRENFRNRLLHAPDAAAVLRYFEEEEERMREE
- a CDS encoding histidine--tRNA ligase; the protein is MQTSFRNIKGTFDVLPHDYTAAGNQTYGSAAWLFVERRIREVFDRYDFREVRTPMFEPTEMIARGVGETSDIVTKEMFAWTKGDTNYVLRPELTAPIMRAYLQHRLDQQGPVQRLSYIGPCFRAERPARGRFRQFHQFGVEIIGSSDPRSDAEVVAVLMAVYGAFGIENLRLRMNTLGTPEERAIYKAALRTFLLPHREALSDISRERLEKNPLRILDTKLEHEQALLAEAPVLTDFLGGETRAFFDSVCGYVQDLGIPFITDPKLVRGLDYYAHTTFELESEALNGALAGAGRYDLLAKDFGNPNPVPAVGFAAGMERLFVVLNDAGYVFPNPSTPDVFLVAMGAEAENWVFRKAQSLRTAGIRVAFDLKGRSMKAQMREADRSRAPFVVIVGDQELSAQAVNLKNMAEGTQETIPEDRLLQKIQSFTMSSDR
- a CDS encoding prolipoprotein diacylglyceryl transferase, which produces MYPRISDMLRAWFGIDFPMPIYTYGFMLAVAILTASWLAGRELRRLQKIGKLGKLTQKVRDKNGRISQVTLQPSDLMSNITVIAAIAGVIGSKVFYILESPGGDVVAKLFSSGGLTFYGGLIFGTASVLYYVHKKGISGVSLPIFMDALAPTVILAYGIGRIGCHLSGDGDWGIAANLALKPDFLPMWLWADTYPGNIAGEVIPAPGVYPTPLWEFLACFAIYWILVALRNHPFKPGWIFSLYLLLNGLERFFIEKVRVNARFDFLMFQTTQAELIASFLIIVGIVGLVITTRRMTAPEAPSSPTMST